The following proteins are encoded in a genomic region of Fervidobacterium pennivorans DSM 9078:
- a CDS encoding ribonuclease: MLKSFRNADIYDQAYLERLRSLEIKRKVIVDILKNYKALDKAKVEVLTKNLEHPNKQGLRRINPIILSFLLDSLFTIRESIEIKISEFEKNKLSRYVLFEILFWSKPSTYPFPNEKVENYKAFLAKKRQKLKEAKLENFLQLYALESIEKDTFLRDVKEEIFKVKPENLEEYLWINDFVDYLSPIEKSEIKNKVHPYVWKVLNSKSKTIPVVIDGNNILLASELRGPERIDALLELISKLDQTYFPFYLVFDANAKYKFHTRYFNYKRTYYHSPADELILGLAREIKGVVCSKDKFKDYNMNIRNIWYDLRL; the protein is encoded by the coding sequence TTGTTAAAATCGTTTCGGAACGCGGATATATATGACCAAGCTTACTTGGAACGACTACGAAGCCTGGAAATCAAACGAAAGGTTATTGTGGATATTTTGAAGAATTACAAAGCTTTGGACAAAGCAAAGGTTGAAGTGCTCACAAAAAATCTAGAACATCCCAACAAGCAAGGATTGAGAAGAATCAATCCTATTATTTTGTCATTCCTGCTCGACAGTCTTTTTACAATCCGAGAAAGTATTGAGATTAAGATATCAGAGTTTGAGAAAAACAAGCTTTCCCGATACGTTCTTTTCGAAATTCTCTTTTGGTCAAAGCCTTCCACGTATCCGTTCCCGAATGAGAAAGTTGAAAACTACAAAGCTTTTCTTGCAAAAAAGCGCCAAAAGCTCAAAGAAGCAAAATTGGAAAATTTCCTTCAGTTGTATGCACTGGAAAGTATTGAAAAAGACACATTTTTGAGGGATGTGAAGGAAGAGATTTTCAAAGTTAAACCCGAAAACCTTGAAGAATACCTTTGGATAAATGATTTTGTTGATTACCTAAGCCCTATAGAAAAAAGTGAAATAAAAAACAAAGTGCATCCATATGTATGGAAAGTGTTGAACTCAAAATCAAAAACAATTCCCGTGGTTATAGATGGAAACAACATACTTCTTGCTTCTGAACTTAGAGGTCCAGAGAGGATAGATGCACTTTTGGAATTAATCTCAAAATTAGACCAAACTTACTTTCCATTTTATTTGGTTTTCGATGCAAATGCTAAATACAAGTTTCATACGAGATATTTTAACTACAAACGCACTTACTATCATTCACCGGCAGATGAGCTGATATTAGGACTTGCAAGAGAGATCAAGGGTGTTGTGTGTTCAAAAGATAAGTTCAAAGATTACAATATGAACATCAGAAATATCTGGTATGATTTGAGATTGTAA
- a CDS encoding MBL fold metallo-hydrolase, producing MNLAKLSLSQIEILKTSGEFETSTYKFNLDGITYLIDPGFGIGGKVKKDRQVDVIITHGHYDHISGLPEIDFDRIYISPEDSIALTDPISNLSAFFTEPFAFEVEWYNIDEYFQTIVAPGHTPGSRIIIFEGVIFTGDVVFSNSIGRVDLYVDKLEQAEMRKQMTATIKRLRGLFKTLPEDWYICPGHGDIVTIKRLFEINPFFK from the coding sequence ATGAACCTAGCAAAGCTTAGTCTTTCCCAAATCGAAATACTTAAGACGTCAGGAGAGTTCGAAACCAGCACGTATAAATTCAATTTAGATGGTATAACTTACCTTATAGACCCTGGGTTCGGTATAGGCGGAAAAGTTAAGAAAGACAGACAAGTTGACGTTATAATCACACATGGTCATTATGACCACATAAGTGGGCTTCCTGAAATCGATTTTGACAGAATATACATTTCTCCAGAAGACAGCATTGCACTCACGGACCCCATATCAAACCTATCGGCATTTTTCACGGAACCTTTCGCTTTTGAGGTGGAGTGGTATAATATAGATGAATATTTTCAAACAATTGTTGCACCTGGTCACACACCTGGTTCAAGGATAATAATCTTTGAAGGGGTTATCTTCACAGGTGATGTTGTATTTTCCAATTCAATTGGCAGGGTCGATTTGTATGTAGATAAATTAGAACAAGCGGAAATGAGAAAACAAATGACAGCAACGATAAAAAGATTGAGAGGACTATTCAAAACTCTCCCAGAAGATTGGTATATCTGTCCAGGACATGGTGATATAGTTACTATAAAAAGATTGTTCGAAATAAATCCGTTCTTCAAATAA
- a CDS encoding CD0519/CD1768 family membrane protein, producing the protein MQKKHIFSLESFVFLTVVIIFFWVFISVMGSANFFKTLMATAHDLLLNTVFFIMAVAVLTGAFASLLYEFGIVHWIHLLLDRLMRPLYGLPGIAAMGIISTYFSDNPAIIALAKDKSFISHFEKWQEPLLCNLGTSFGMGMIVSTFFIAQGGKVGVNLLPAVIIGNVGTVIGSIVSVRLFSISTKKRLGSVHKEVEKSVSHLRDIREGNAFERFLEAMLDGGKTGVDIGLGIIPGVLVISTLVMMLTFGPKDPSTGYQGLAYEGIALFDKLGKLIYWPIKILFGFDSPQLIAFPITCLGSTGAALALVPKFLEHGLIKPSDVAVFTAVGMTWSGYLSTHVGMMDALGYRYLTSKAILSHTIGGLVAGFSANILYRIFF; encoded by the coding sequence GTGCAAAAGAAACACATCTTTTCACTAGAGAGCTTTGTCTTTTTGACTGTAGTAATTATCTTTTTCTGGGTATTTATATCTGTGATGGGTAGTGCCAACTTTTTTAAAACTCTTATGGCAACCGCTCATGACCTTTTGCTGAATACTGTCTTTTTTATAATGGCTGTGGCAGTATTAACAGGAGCTTTTGCTAGTTTGCTTTACGAGTTTGGAATTGTTCATTGGATTCACTTACTACTTGATAGACTTATGCGTCCATTGTATGGTCTTCCAGGTATCGCGGCAATGGGCATAATTTCTACATACTTTTCGGATAACCCAGCGATAATAGCGCTTGCCAAAGATAAATCCTTCATATCACATTTTGAAAAATGGCAGGAACCTTTACTTTGTAATCTTGGAACATCATTTGGAATGGGAATGATAGTGTCAACTTTCTTTATTGCCCAAGGTGGCAAAGTTGGTGTTAATCTACTACCAGCTGTTATTATAGGAAACGTAGGAACAGTGATTGGAAGCATTGTGAGCGTTAGATTATTTTCGATATCGACCAAAAAACGTTTGGGAAGCGTTCACAAAGAAGTGGAAAAGAGTGTGTCCCATTTACGAGATATTCGCGAAGGAAATGCATTTGAAAGGTTCTTAGAAGCTATGCTCGACGGGGGAAAGACAGGGGTCGACATAGGTCTCGGCATAATTCCAGGTGTACTTGTTATAAGTACTTTGGTTATGATGCTAACATTTGGACCAAAAGACCCTTCCACAGGATATCAGGGTTTAGCGTATGAAGGTATCGCTTTGTTTGATAAACTTGGAAAGCTCATATATTGGCCCATCAAAATCCTCTTCGGGTTTGATAGTCCACAGCTTATCGCATTTCCAATAACTTGTCTTGGTTCAACAGGTGCAGCACTTGCGTTGGTTCCCAAGTTTCTCGAACATGGGCTTATCAAGCCAAGTGATGTTGCTGTTTTTACAGCAGTTGGTATGACTTGGAGTGGATACCTTAGTACGCATGTTGGCATGATGGATGCTCTGGGTTATCGTTATCTTACAAGCAAGGCTATTCTTTCGCATACAATTGGAGGATTAGTCGCTGGATTTTCAGCAAACATTCTCTACAGAATATTCTTTTAA
- the rnr gene encoding ribonuclease R: MFVLKKPELKKFFKSPDYTPMTFKELCRHFEISDPKEKQKLKFMLEDLVNQGYIFRGDDGRYTLTKGNLLTGIIEFTRSGNLAFVTTDEGQEIAVPVEKTNFAMHKDRVLVQIIGKWYELPEGRVVKVLERGIKQFVGVFQTRGQFAFVIPDDPKLPVEFNVPIEEINGAKPGMKVVAEIIRYPSATKSPQARVVEVLGRVEDPATDFPTVVIKHNLPVEFPEEVLKETAQLPDYVREEDLEGRWDFRDEVIVTIDGPDAKDFDDAVQVKKLPNGNYLLGVHIADVSHYVKPGTALDNEAYNRATSVYLVDRVIPMLPFKLSNGLCSLVQGEDRLVMSLIMEINKQGDVVDYKVGNGVIRSYRRLVYDDVNAFLEGKPEGDKLKDLAEHIYLMKELKDILRENRRRRGAILDIEGDEVKIILDEKGHAIDIIPRKRGESEVIIEEFMIKANETVAEIFHNAGIPFLYRIHEEPDFDTMLQLKNYLSALGIKMKLPQNIHPKILQELLEKTKDHPLRSSIQRLLVRSMKRAIYSPSNVGHFGLASEAYTHFTSPIRRYPDLIVHRLLKMYLETGGAIPRKEIKKLEKYLAKAAVHCSKRERVADEAEWDYEALKKIDYISRHIGEIYDVVVTSVTKFGMFVEIPDKYISGLIHVSTLDDYYYYDEIKSLLIGKRTGTVYRIGDMLKAKVVRADKVRMEIDFEIASDKDLKKIKKDKSDESVKTESDTEIEKLLEGVKIKEKGAKKKGKRGDSDGSGKNKGRGRKTKKRD; encoded by the coding sequence ATTTTTGTGTTAAAAAAACCAGAACTGAAGAAATTTTTCAAGTCGCCCGATTACACCCCTATGACTTTCAAAGAGTTGTGCAGACATTTTGAAATTAGTGACCCTAAAGAAAAGCAAAAACTAAAGTTTATGTTGGAGGATTTGGTAAATCAGGGTTACATATTCAGAGGTGACGACGGAAGATACACGCTAACGAAAGGTAATTTGCTTACTGGGATTATTGAATTCACCAGGAGTGGAAATCTGGCTTTTGTAACAACGGATGAAGGTCAAGAAATCGCAGTACCAGTTGAGAAAACGAATTTTGCAATGCACAAAGATAGGGTCTTGGTCCAAATCATAGGCAAATGGTATGAATTACCTGAAGGACGTGTTGTGAAAGTACTTGAGAGGGGTATCAAACAGTTCGTAGGAGTTTTTCAAACCCGAGGTCAATTCGCATTTGTGATTCCAGATGACCCAAAATTGCCAGTAGAATTCAACGTTCCTATTGAGGAGATAAACGGCGCAAAACCCGGTATGAAAGTTGTTGCTGAGATTATTAGATATCCATCTGCAACAAAGTCTCCTCAAGCACGTGTAGTAGAAGTTTTAGGAAGGGTTGAGGACCCCGCTACTGACTTTCCTACAGTAGTAATAAAACACAACCTGCCTGTTGAGTTTCCAGAGGAAGTGCTTAAAGAAACGGCACAACTACCGGATTATGTTCGAGAGGAAGATTTGGAAGGCAGGTGGGATTTTAGAGATGAAGTTATTGTCACGATAGATGGACCTGATGCAAAAGATTTCGACGATGCAGTGCAGGTGAAAAAACTTCCAAATGGGAATTACCTTCTCGGTGTGCATATTGCCGATGTATCTCACTATGTAAAGCCTGGAACTGCACTTGACAACGAGGCATATAACAGAGCAACAAGTGTCTATTTAGTCGATAGGGTAATTCCTATGCTACCTTTTAAACTTTCTAATGGTCTATGCAGCCTAGTCCAAGGCGAGGACAGGCTTGTTATGTCTTTGATTATGGAAATTAACAAACAAGGAGACGTTGTCGATTACAAAGTCGGAAACGGAGTAATTAGAAGCTACAGAAGACTTGTATACGATGATGTTAATGCTTTCCTTGAAGGAAAACCTGAAGGCGATAAGCTCAAGGATTTGGCAGAACATATATATTTGATGAAGGAATTAAAAGATATCCTACGAGAAAATAGAAGACGAAGAGGAGCTATACTTGATATCGAAGGTGATGAAGTAAAGATTATCCTGGATGAAAAAGGTCATGCAATTGATATTATTCCAAGAAAGCGAGGCGAATCCGAGGTAATCATTGAGGAGTTTATGATTAAGGCAAATGAAACAGTTGCTGAAATATTCCACAACGCGGGAATTCCATTCCTTTACAGAATTCACGAGGAGCCAGATTTTGATACAATGCTTCAGCTGAAGAATTATCTAAGCGCACTGGGAATTAAAATGAAATTACCACAAAATATACACCCTAAGATTTTGCAAGAGCTTTTGGAAAAAACAAAAGACCATCCGCTAAGAAGCAGTATACAAAGACTTTTGGTGCGTTCTATGAAGCGTGCAATATATTCACCAAGCAACGTTGGACACTTTGGACTTGCATCGGAAGCTTACACACATTTTACATCACCAATACGAAGGTATCCGGACTTGATAGTTCACAGATTGTTGAAAATGTACCTCGAAACTGGTGGAGCTATTCCAAGGAAGGAAATCAAGAAGTTAGAAAAGTACCTTGCAAAAGCGGCAGTGCATTGTAGCAAGAGGGAAAGGGTTGCTGATGAGGCAGAATGGGACTACGAGGCTCTGAAGAAGATTGACTACATTTCAAGACATATTGGTGAAATATACGATGTTGTTGTCACATCGGTTACAAAATTTGGTATGTTTGTAGAGATACCGGACAAATACATCTCAGGCCTTATTCATGTTTCAACCCTCGATGATTATTACTACTATGATGAAATTAAGAGCTTGCTTATTGGTAAGCGCACAGGAACTGTCTACAGAATCGGTGATATGCTAAAAGCCAAAGTAGTAAGAGCAGACAAAGTGAGGATGGAAATTGATTTTGAAATCGCTTCAGATAAGGATTTAAAGAAGATAAAAAAAGATAAGTCAGATGAAAGTGTCAAAACAGAATCTGATACCGAAATAGAAAAACTCCTCGAAGGTGTTAAGATTAAAGAAAAAGGAGCGAAGAAAAAAGGTAAAAGAGGGGATAGCGATGGTTCCGGAAAAAATAAGGGAAGAGGTAGAAAGACTAAGAAGAGAGATTGA
- the ligA gene encoding NAD-dependent DNA ligase LigA, with product MVPEKIREEVERLRREIEYHNYRYYVLASPVITDEEYDKLMQRLIELEEKYPELRTPDSPTQRVGGQPIEGFETVEHSEPMLSLDNTYNEAEILNFHERVRKTVGDVEYVAELKIDGVSIALRYENGLLVRAITRGDGIKGDDVTANVKTVKSIPLRLPEPLTIEVRGEIFMPVSYFEEYNQQREEEGLTPFANPRNATAGTLHLLDPAEVAKRNLDSFMYYIVKPQQYGLKTQWEALEFLKKLHFKVNPHSKLCKSIEEVIEYWRNWSKERSKLEYWVDGVVVKVNDFAKQNELGWTAKSPRWAIAFKFPAQQARTKIIGITYQVGRTGVITPVAEFEPVELEGTIIKRASLHNFDYIKEKDIRIGDYVLIEKAGGIIPQVVHVVKDLRTGQEQPVTVPDECPVCGGPVGKESKEYVAYKCLNPHCPAKLKRHLEVFVSRQALDIQGLGPKIISKLVDAGLVKDIADIFYLTIFDLAQISGLGPKMIANILSEIERAKSVSLERLIVGLGIPGVGERTAKILARKFRSLEELANASIADLLLVEGIGEDTAKSIYDYFKLPKTKEIIEKLKKAGVNMKSNIEVKEDVLSGLTFCVTGTLKNFSREEIKRYIESLGGHYTDNVSRKTDYLIVGENPGSKLQKAQKFGVKTLTEDEFLQLVEERKKKKGEQQK from the coding sequence ATGGTTCCGGAAAAAATAAGGGAAGAGGTAGAAAGACTAAGAAGAGAGATTGAGTATCATAACTATCGTTACTATGTTCTGGCGAGTCCTGTCATTACTGATGAAGAATACGATAAGTTAATGCAAAGACTTATCGAGCTTGAAGAAAAATACCCAGAGCTCAGAACTCCCGATTCGCCAACCCAGAGGGTTGGAGGTCAACCTATTGAAGGCTTTGAAACAGTCGAACACAGCGAACCTATGCTTAGTTTAGATAATACTTACAACGAAGCTGAGATTTTGAACTTTCATGAGCGTGTTAGAAAAACTGTAGGAGATGTCGAATACGTTGCAGAGCTCAAGATAGATGGTGTTTCAATTGCACTTAGATACGAAAATGGTCTACTGGTGAGAGCTATCACAAGAGGTGATGGAATAAAAGGTGACGATGTAACCGCCAATGTAAAGACCGTGAAATCTATACCTCTAAGACTGCCTGAACCGCTAACTATTGAGGTTCGTGGAGAGATATTCATGCCGGTGAGTTATTTCGAAGAATACAACCAGCAGAGGGAAGAAGAAGGGCTAACACCATTTGCAAATCCAAGAAATGCAACAGCAGGGACGTTGCACTTATTGGACCCTGCCGAGGTGGCGAAGAGAAACTTAGATTCTTTCATGTATTACATTGTTAAACCACAACAATACGGATTGAAAACTCAATGGGAAGCTTTGGAGTTTCTTAAAAAATTGCACTTCAAAGTGAATCCACATAGCAAGTTGTGTAAATCTATAGAAGAAGTTATAGAGTATTGGAGAAACTGGTCTAAGGAGAGGAGCAAGCTTGAATACTGGGTTGATGGTGTTGTCGTAAAAGTCAACGACTTTGCAAAACAGAACGAGTTAGGTTGGACTGCGAAGTCTCCTCGCTGGGCAATTGCCTTTAAGTTCCCAGCACAACAAGCAAGGACGAAGATTATAGGGATTACATACCAGGTGGGTCGAACCGGAGTGATAACTCCTGTTGCTGAATTTGAACCTGTGGAACTTGAAGGAACTATTATCAAACGTGCTTCGCTTCATAATTTTGACTACATAAAAGAGAAGGATATAAGAATTGGAGATTACGTGTTAATTGAGAAAGCTGGTGGAATAATACCACAAGTCGTTCATGTGGTTAAGGACCTAAGAACTGGTCAGGAACAACCTGTAACAGTTCCCGATGAATGTCCTGTATGTGGTGGACCTGTAGGAAAGGAGTCGAAGGAGTATGTTGCATACAAGTGCCTTAATCCACACTGTCCAGCGAAACTCAAAAGGCATCTGGAAGTTTTTGTATCAAGACAAGCTCTTGACATTCAAGGCTTAGGACCGAAGATTATTTCAAAGCTCGTTGATGCCGGATTAGTCAAAGACATCGCAGACATATTTTATCTCACCATCTTTGACCTTGCTCAAATCAGCGGGTTAGGTCCAAAGATGATAGCAAATATATTGTCAGAGATTGAGAGGGCTAAATCTGTAAGTCTTGAGAGATTGATTGTTGGACTTGGAATTCCTGGAGTTGGCGAAAGAACAGCAAAGATACTAGCAAGGAAATTCCGCTCGTTGGAAGAACTAGCAAACGCATCGATTGCAGACTTGCTTTTAGTGGAGGGAATTGGTGAAGATACGGCAAAAAGTATATATGATTACTTCAAACTGCCTAAAACAAAGGAGATAATAGAAAAACTAAAAAAAGCCGGCGTTAATATGAAGAGCAACATCGAAGTTAAAGAAGATGTTTTATCAGGACTGACCTTTTGCGTAACGGGAACCCTCAAAAACTTTTCCAGGGAGGAAATAAAGCGGTACATCGAGTCATTGGGTGGACATTACACTGATAATGTTTCAAGAAAAACCGACTACCTTATTGTTGGCGAGAATCCTGGCAGTAAACTTCAAAAGGCACAGAAATTTGGAGTTAAGACCTTAACAGAAGATGAGTTTTTGCAATTGGTTGAAGAAAGAAAAAAGAAAAAGGGTGAACAGCAAAAATGA
- a CDS encoding IspD/TarI family cytidylyltransferase, giving the protein MSQKAYALLMFGGIGSRFGWDKPKQFYVIDEIHKKTLLQLVVGKFVDFNLFDKIVIVCPEKYFNETKKLLSEYGSLLDFVVGGDTREHSVWNGLVFLENFAGEEDIVVIHDGARPLISKEIVQKNIEYAKHYGAVVTAINVTDTISYSENGERIDEIIPRSKVFIHQTPQTFKYRIIKDAMESCLEILHTFTDEASIVTASGIDVYYVGGSKINIKVTTPEDVIFVKRHLNDNSLV; this is encoded by the coding sequence ATGAGTCAAAAAGCATACGCTCTTTTAATGTTCGGGGGCATCGGTTCCCGATTTGGTTGGGATAAACCTAAACAGTTCTACGTTATCGACGAAATTCATAAAAAAACGTTATTACAGCTCGTTGTTGGAAAGTTTGTAGATTTTAACCTTTTTGATAAAATAGTTATTGTCTGCCCTGAAAAATATTTTAATGAAACCAAAAAGTTGCTAAGTGAATATGGCAGTTTGCTCGATTTTGTGGTTGGTGGGGATACGAGGGAACATTCTGTTTGGAATGGATTGGTTTTCTTAGAAAATTTTGCAGGTGAAGAAGACATCGTTGTTATTCATGACGGTGCACGCCCTCTCATAAGTAAAGAAATTGTTCAAAAGAACATAGAGTATGCCAAACATTATGGTGCTGTCGTAACGGCAATCAACGTAACTGATACGATTAGTTATTCCGAAAATGGTGAAAGGATAGATGAAATAATTCCACGCAGTAAGGTATTCATTCATCAAACACCGCAAACTTTTAAGTACCGTATCATTAAAGATGCTATGGAATCATGTTTGGAGATTCTTCACACATTTACTGACGAAGCATCAATAGTTACAGCATCTGGAATTGATGTTTACTACGTCGGTGGTAGCAAGATAAATATAAAGGTTACAACTCCAGAAGATGTGATTTTCGTTAAACGACATTTGAATGATAACAGCCTTGTCTGA
- a CDS encoding lysylphosphatidylglycerol synthase transmembrane domain-containing protein, which yields MKKILKNVLIALVIGLAIVNIIGIFFAKQDPITALKNYPFKAIIVLILLMFSDYSSQAIRTMIVVRSLGYKITFFQSLENFFLTVFFSHVTPMSIGGQPFQIYHLTRLGIPSHEATNISLTRMFESVFITFTIDIIMLKTILNVLNGTLGLSVIMLGFFVTLGITIAGILTFTNRDLLFVVFKFFSRITKSKKLEEREKKTLEWLDMMTKSTKELFRKNYWTLAVDFILGLLVSLIPSFMIKYAIEVMSTKNVPLSVVWGAVNMLNTIVFYIPTPGSSGGVEGFYQLVFSHLYEPKAVMTGIFVFRLVTYYLIVLLGIFLMWKFAAFREEVSHVDEIEQGNEQAQSTVDDNK from the coding sequence GTGAAGAAGATTCTAAAAAACGTACTCATAGCTTTAGTAATAGGATTAGCTATAGTAAATATCATAGGCATATTCTTTGCAAAACAAGACCCCATAACAGCGCTTAAGAACTACCCATTTAAAGCCATCATTGTTCTAATCTTACTAATGTTTTCAGATTACAGCTCTCAAGCTATTCGAACGATGATAGTCGTGCGTAGTTTAGGTTACAAAATAACCTTTTTTCAATCACTCGAAAATTTCTTCCTTACAGTGTTCTTTTCTCATGTGACTCCTATGTCGATAGGTGGTCAGCCTTTTCAGATATACCATCTTACAAGGTTAGGAATTCCCTCTCATGAAGCTACAAACATCTCACTAACAAGAATGTTTGAAAGTGTTTTTATAACATTTACAATCGACATCATAATGTTGAAAACTATACTTAATGTTCTTAACGGAACACTCGGTTTGTCGGTTATTATGTTAGGATTCTTTGTTACGCTCGGAATAACAATAGCTGGTATCTTAACGTTCACCAACAGAGACTTACTTTTCGTTGTCTTCAAGTTCTTCTCTCGAATAACGAAGTCAAAAAAACTCGAAGAAAGAGAAAAAAAGACTTTAGAATGGCTCGATATGATGACGAAATCGACAAAGGAGCTCTTCCGCAAGAACTACTGGACCTTGGCTGTTGATTTCATCCTGGGCTTATTAGTATCTTTAATTCCGTCTTTTATGATTAAGTATGCAATCGAAGTTATGAGTACTAAAAACGTTCCATTATCTGTTGTCTGGGGTGCAGTCAATATGCTCAACACTATTGTCTTTTATATCCCAACTCCAGGTTCAAGCGGTGGAGTTGAAGGGTTTTACCAATTGGTTTTCTCTCATCTTTATGAACCTAAGGCAGTGATGACAGGGATATTCGTGTTTAGGCTTGTAACATACTATCTTATCGTTTTACTTGGAATATTCCTTATGTGGAAATTTGCAGCGTTCAGAGAGGAGGTTTCGCATGTCGATGAAATTGAACAAGGAAATGAACAAGCACAATCAACTGTGGATGATAATAAGTGA
- a CDS encoding metallophosphoesterase, giving the protein MKLNKEMNKHNQLWMIISDSHDNIPKIREFMEVAKQREITHVFHLGDIVSPFVAPYFLLNGVKFIGVFGNNDGEKLFLMQKFQNKLHNQPYEIEESGFKIFLMHEPYALVPAIKSQLYDFVFYGHTHQIDIRKEGRTLVINPGESCGYLTGKATAVILNPETCDYEIIEV; this is encoded by the coding sequence ATGAAATTGAACAAGGAAATGAACAAGCACAATCAACTGTGGATGATAATAAGTGATTCGCATGATAACATACCTAAAATCAGGGAATTCATGGAAGTTGCCAAGCAAAGAGAAATCACACATGTTTTCCATTTAGGAGACATAGTTTCACCTTTTGTAGCTCCGTATTTTCTTTTGAATGGGGTTAAGTTCATAGGAGTATTTGGTAATAACGATGGAGAGAAACTGTTCTTAATGCAGAAATTTCAAAACAAACTTCACAACCAACCATATGAAATAGAGGAATCCGGTTTTAAAATCTTTCTGATGCACGAGCCGTATGCGTTGGTGCCGGCTATAAAATCCCAGCTTTACGACTTCGTTTTTTACGGCCATACACATCAAATTGACATTAGGAAAGAAGGCCGCACATTAGTAATCAATCCTGGCGAATCTTGTGGTTATCTCACAGGAAAAGCTACCGCTGTGATTCTTAACCCCGAAACATGTGATTATGAAATCATTGAAGTTTAA
- a CDS encoding ComF family protein produces MKSLKFNTELSKLFKYFENAFENVLNLTTDTECVVCGSQSFGKRLCKDCAFVINSPPAITTRKVGPYEIHYFGFYEDKLREFILAYKFKNHHSLAKNFGEMLYKTVVVNNIPAEMITYVPATKSAKKKRGYDHMRLVAVELSKKLRTPMVDALKAVRETDQLLTKDRAEAVKGKFALRKEAKLLEGKRILLIDDVLTTGSTMLEAVRILKSAKPDNISCCVIALNKG; encoded by the coding sequence ATGAAATCATTGAAGTTTAACACCGAGCTGTCAAAACTATTCAAATATTTTGAGAACGCATTTGAAAATGTATTAAACCTAACGACGGACACAGAGTGCGTGGTGTGCGGTTCGCAAAGTTTTGGTAAAAGACTTTGCAAAGATTGTGCTTTTGTAATTAATAGTCCTCCTGCAATAACAACACGAAAAGTAGGTCCCTACGAAATCCATTATTTTGGATTTTATGAAGATAAGCTCAGGGAATTCATCTTAGCTTATAAATTCAAAAACCATCATTCACTTGCAAAAAACTTTGGCGAAATGTTATATAAAACGGTTGTAGTAAATAACATACCAGCTGAAATGATAACATACGTTCCAGCGACAAAAAGCGCTAAGAAAAAGCGTGGATACGACCATATGAGACTTGTCGCTGTCGAACTTTCAAAAAAGTTACGGACACCGATGGTAGATGCATTGAAAGCCGTTCGCGAAACTGACCAGCTGTTAACAAAAGACAGGGCAGAAGCTGTTAAAGGAAAGTTTGCTTTAAGAAAGGAAGCGAAACTTTTAGAAGGTAAGAGAATACTTCTAATTGATGACGTTTTAACAACTGGTAGTACCATGTTAGAGGCTGTAAGGATACTGAAAAGTGCCAAACCTGATAATATAAGTTGTTGTGTGATTGCTTTAAACAAAGGTTGA